One genomic segment of Vicia villosa cultivar HV-30 ecotype Madison, WI unplaced genomic scaffold, Vvil1.0 ctg.003444F_1_1, whole genome shotgun sequence includes these proteins:
- the LOC131640986 gene encoding uncharacterized protein LOC131640986, producing the protein MLNMKKKSSDTSPTCWDLFQKTHRVKGNPEKWVSSKSEMVANEYEKRIIERDSQEAPGDDVSSHQSDNLIFLDVVGGVDKKGRIYGLGPEAAKYKPSKSFTSDCISSSEYEQMRTVISDLSVENKTLKDKLKTREDLIRASQEDSRLLREQLFRFMETFSAGHLPPRPDQTPSSPTS; encoded by the exons ATGCTGAATATGAAA aaaaAATCCTCAGATACGAGTCCAACTTGTTGGGATTTATTTCAAAAGACACATAGAGTTAAAGGTAACCCAGAAAAGTGGGTTTCTTCAAAATCAGAGATGGTTGCT AATGAGTATGAAAAAAGGATTATTGAGAGGGATTCACAAGAGGCACCTGGAGATGATGTTTCTAGTCATCAATCTGACAACCTCATCTTCTTAGATGTTGTTGGAGGTGTGGATAAGAAGGGTCGTATATATGGTTTGGGACCAGAAGCAGCAAAGTACAAGCCGTCTAAATCTTTCACATCTGACTGTATCTCTTCATCTGAGTATGAACAAATGAGGACTGTTATTTCTGATTTGTCTGTTGAAAACAAAACTCTTAAAGATAAACTTAAGACTCGTGAGGATTTGATTCGTGCATCACAGGAAGACTCACGTTTGCTTAGAGAACAATTATTCCGATTTATGGAAACTTTTTCTGCAGGTCATCTACCTCCACGTCCGGATCAAACTCCATCTTCACCCACTTCTTGA